TGCGCCTCTGAGGCGGCAAGGATCTCGCCGCCGGGCCCGAGCAGGTAGACGGCAGGTCCACGATTGGAAAGAGCGTAGACAAGGCCCTCGGGTGACACGTCGAAGGCGATGACCGGAGCACCCCGGGCCGCCATCTCACCCAGGGGGATACCATCAAAGCTGATGACCTTGATGAACGGGGAGGTGAGCTCCCGGAAGAACAACCTGCCTCTCCACTGCTCGAGCTGAGCCGGAAGCAAGTATTCCCCCGGCCCGGTGCCGCTGCGCCCCACCTGTCTGAGCATGCCGGTCCGGGCATCTAGAACGAAGATGCTCCGGCTCGCCAGGTCGGTGAACGCTATTGCGGTATCAGCCAGCACCGCTACATCATAGACCTCGCCCACCAACTCGGAACGAATTTCCAGCCTTTTGTGCTCAGCGAAGGCCTCCTCCAGGGGAAGCGTTGTCTGCGTCCTTGTGCACCCGACTGGATAGGCTGCTAACGAGCATAACACCAGGACGGCTGGGGTCCTCCCTCCCCGCCAAATTGTTCCACAGGCAATCCCAACTCTTCCCATGCCTCGATGCCACCTTGTAGAACATACACCGAATCGTATCCTGCGGCCACGAGGCGTTCGGCTACCACCGTGGCCAGACTGCACACCACGCGATCGGCATACACGATCTTGACAGGGTATCTGCGCAGCTCTTTTCTGGCCCGCAGTCGGCGCTTGTCTTCCCCGCGAGCACGCGAGGCCGGCACAGAGACCGCGCCGGGGATGTGGCGCTTGCGGTACATTTGGGGCGGCCTCGCATCGACAAACACCGCACGCCCGGAAGCCAAGAATCTGCCACAGTCAAGAACGTCGACAACCAGCGGGTCCCACCGCGCTTGCAAACGGTAACGCACCAAACAGAAGGCAACAAGCCCCGCAGCGGCCCCCAGCCCGACGTGGATGACTAGTCGGCCCTTTGGCACCGCACAGTCCTCACCGGTGCTGGCGAAAGAGAGTGGCCAACCAGCATAAGGGTCCCTCCGGGATTGGCGCACAAGCGCAGTCCCCGGTCAGTAGCGAACCGAAAAGATGGTTTGGCTACCGTCGGCACGGTTCGTTCAGAATTGCCCTATTTCTTGGCCGTTCTAGGCTCCCCGGGAAACTCCCTTTCACCAAACTCCGGGTCGGCCCCCGCTGCACTCCGTCCCACGAGACGCATTCCATATCGCTGGGCCGCCTCGTCTCGGGCTTAAGGTAAAAAAAATCGATTTCTGTCAAGTGTTTTTTTTGGCGAGAGCAGTGCCGCGGTGGCCAAGCACCCTGGGCCCAAGGGATGGGGGGAACCTCCGGGAGGCTCTC
The candidate division KSB1 bacterium genome window above contains:
- a CDS encoding rhodanese-like domain-containing protein, coding for MPKGRLVIHVGLGAAAGLVAFCLVRYRLQARWDPLVVDVLDCGRFLASGRAVFVDARPPQMYRKRHIPGAVSVPASRARGEDKRRLRARKELRRYPVKIVYADRVVCSLATVVAERLVAAGYDSVYVLQGGIEAWEELGLPVEQFGGEGGPQPSWCYAR